From Draconibacterium halophilum, one genomic window encodes:
- the pulA gene encoding type I pullulanase: protein MRNWKFNHIDFSTYPGYEGKDLGVFWSPEKTTIKIWAPTAKMVELRLYKDGVRGEAYHKTNLQKKEKGIWDTVLTGDYEGKFYTFKVNDGEWLEEVPGIYARCVGANGLRGMIYNPNTTNPENWVYDNGPRYKSFTEAVIYETHVRDFSIAKNSGIENKGKFLGFTEEGTRSPEGVKTGIDHLKELGITHVHLLPVNDFVTVDEEKPLEKYNWGYDPMHYNALEGSYATDAYDGRKRIVEFKELVKALHASGIGVILDVVFNHTYYAKESVFNQIVPGYFYRQKEDGSFSNASGCGNEVASEREMVRKYIIDTLKYWVEEFHVDGFRFDLMGIHDIKTMQEIRKSLNKIDHGLFLYGEGWAADQSPMPESKRAVKRNTSAMRKIASFNDDFRDALKGNHGDKKSKGFVSGLGLREEAIKFGITAAIHHPQVNYGYIETVQSAWAAEPDQCINYVSCHDNYTLWDKLKQSLPKVSNEELQKRVKLAGALVLTSQGVPLLHAGVDFCRTKGGNGNSYKSPDSVNQIDWSRKNEFIDVFEYFQKLIQLRKNHPAFRMTTADSIRRDLNFCTEYQVGVVSYCLDGKSVGDSWSKIFLIFNGNKVEVEIPLPEGNYSVVADAISINEEGMEIVEQSVRVDPVSLKILVQAENG, encoded by the coding sequence ATGCGAAACTGGAAATTTAATCATATCGATTTTTCAACTTATCCCGGGTATGAGGGGAAGGATTTGGGTGTTTTTTGGTCGCCCGAAAAGACTACAATAAAGATTTGGGCACCAACCGCTAAAATGGTGGAATTGCGCTTATATAAAGATGGAGTGCGTGGTGAGGCCTATCACAAGACCAACCTTCAGAAAAAAGAAAAGGGAATTTGGGACACGGTTCTTACCGGCGATTACGAAGGCAAATTCTATACTTTTAAAGTAAACGATGGCGAGTGGCTGGAAGAAGTTCCCGGAATTTATGCCCGCTGCGTTGGCGCCAATGGTTTGCGTGGAATGATCTATAATCCAAACACAACGAACCCTGAAAACTGGGTATACGACAATGGCCCGCGATATAAAAGTTTTACTGAGGCGGTGATTTACGAAACGCACGTACGCGATTTTTCCATTGCCAAAAATTCAGGTATTGAAAACAAAGGGAAATTTCTTGGATTTACGGAAGAAGGAACACGATCGCCAGAAGGGGTAAAAACGGGCATCGATCATTTAAAAGAATTGGGCATTACACACGTTCATCTTTTGCCGGTGAACGATTTTGTAACGGTTGACGAAGAAAAACCACTTGAAAAATACAACTGGGGTTACGACCCCATGCATTATAACGCACTTGAAGGTTCGTATGCAACCGATGCTTATGACGGGCGAAAACGTATTGTCGAGTTCAAAGAATTGGTAAAAGCATTGCATGCCAGCGGGATAGGCGTAATTCTGGATGTGGTATTTAACCATACCTACTACGCCAAAGAATCGGTATTTAACCAAATAGTACCTGGGTATTTTTACCGCCAAAAAGAGGATGGATCGTTTTCAAATGCATCAGGGTGTGGAAACGAAGTGGCTTCGGAGCGCGAAATGGTGCGGAAATACATTATTGATACCCTTAAATATTGGGTGGAAGAATTTCATGTTGATGGATTTCGTTTCGATTTGATGGGCATTCACGATATAAAAACCATGCAGGAAATTCGAAAATCGTTGAATAAGATCGACCACGGATTGTTTCTTTACGGCGAGGGCTGGGCGGCCGATCAAAGTCCAATGCCGGAATCGAAACGTGCTGTTAAGCGAAATACTTCAGCAATGCGAAAAATTGCCAGTTTTAACGACGATTTTCGCGATGCACTAAAAGGCAACCACGGCGATAAAAAATCGAAAGGTTTTGTTAGCGGACTCGGATTGCGTGAGGAAGCTATAAAATTTGGAATTACTGCCGCCATCCATCATCCTCAGGTGAATTATGGGTATATCGAAACCGTACAATCAGCCTGGGCTGCCGAACCTGATCAGTGCATTAACTATGTGTCGTGCCACGATAATTACACGCTTTGGGACAAATTGAAACAAAGTTTGCCGAAGGTGAGCAATGAAGAATTACAAAAACGTGTGAAACTTGCCGGAGCACTGGTTTTAACATCGCAGGGTGTGCCGCTCTTACACGCCGGTGTTGATTTTTGCCGGACAAAAGGTGGAAATGGAAATTCATATAAATCGCCCGATTCGGTAAATCAAATAGACTGGAGTCGTAAAAATGAATTCATTGATGTTTTTGAATATTTTCAGAAACTTATTCAGTTACGAAAGAATCATCCGGCTTTCCGAATGACTACTGCCGACTCCATAAGAAGAGACCTGAATTTTTGCACGGAGTATCAAGTCGGTGTGGTATCATACTGTTTAGATGGTAAATCAGTTGGCGACAGCTGGTCGAAGATATTCCTCATTTTTAATGGCAATAAGGTAGAAGTTGAGATTCCTTTGCCTGAAGGAAATTATAGCGTTGTGGCCGATGCCATCAGTATTAATGAAGAGGGGATGGAAATTGTTGAACAATCGGTTAGGGTAGATCCTGTTTCGCTTAAAATCCTTGTTCAGGCAGAAAACGGGTGA
- a CDS encoding aminopeptidase P family protein: MFHKEIYIERRKVLKEKVGEGLILLFGNDESSMNYADNTYHFRQDSTFLYYFGIQHPGLAALIDVDNDKEIIFGNNYTIDDIVWMGPQPTIAERAAQCGVSTVFPLKELSLHVEKSKKIHFLPLYRPENKIKLFELIDVAPKDVANTYSLDLVKAVVSQREIKTKEEIEQLHQAVDVSVDMHVAAMKFARPGMTEAEVTAEIHKVAVAAGGNIAFPIIATKNGQTLHNHFHVNTITEGDLFLVDAGYENELCYSGDLSSTFPVSKKFTTEQKEIYEISLAGHEAAINALELDKPYKNAHIAAATTIFDGLKAMGFTKGNAMDAFDSGAHALFFPCGTGHMMGMDVHDMEDLGEVWVGYDGQPKSKQFGLKSLRLAKPLRAGHVFTIEPGIYFIPQLIDQWRGQGKFNDFINWEKVDGYRNFGGMRNEEDFVMTKNGAQLLGKPKPKTIDEVEALRG, encoded by the coding sequence ATGTTTCACAAAGAGATTTACATCGAGCGTAGAAAAGTTCTAAAAGAGAAGGTTGGCGAAGGATTGATTTTGTTATTTGGCAACGATGAATCATCGATGAACTATGCTGATAATACCTATCATTTCAGGCAAGACAGCACCTTTTTGTATTATTTTGGAATACAGCATCCGGGGCTGGCCGCGCTAATCGATGTTGATAACGACAAGGAAATTATTTTCGGGAATAATTATACCATCGACGATATTGTGTGGATGGGGCCTCAGCCAACTATTGCCGAGCGGGCAGCTCAATGTGGTGTGTCAACAGTTTTTCCGTTGAAAGAATTGTCTTTGCATGTTGAGAAAAGCAAGAAGATTCATTTTCTGCCGCTTTATCGTCCCGAGAATAAAATAAAATTATTTGAGCTGATTGATGTGGCGCCAAAAGACGTGGCGAATACCTACTCGCTCGATTTGGTAAAAGCAGTGGTTAGTCAGCGTGAGATTAAAACCAAAGAAGAAATCGAACAGCTGCATCAGGCAGTTGATGTATCGGTTGATATGCACGTAGCGGCCATGAAGTTTGCACGTCCGGGAATGACCGAAGCTGAAGTAACAGCCGAAATCCACAAAGTTGCAGTGGCAGCAGGAGGAAACATTGCTTTTCCTATAATTGCTACAAAAAACGGACAAACGTTACACAATCATTTTCATGTCAACACAATAACAGAAGGTGACCTCTTTTTGGTTGACGCCGGTTACGAGAATGAGTTATGCTATTCGGGCGACCTATCCAGTACTTTCCCGGTGAGTAAAAAGTTTACGACCGAACAAAAAGAGATTTACGAAATATCGTTGGCAGGACATGAAGCTGCAATAAATGCACTGGAATTGGACAAACCCTACAAAAATGCGCACATAGCAGCGGCTACCACAATTTTCGATGGATTAAAAGCAATGGGCTTCACAAAGGGAAATGCCATGGATGCTTTTGATAGCGGTGCACACGCTTTGTTTTTCCCTTGCGGAACAGGCCACATGATGGGCATGGACGTACACGACATGGAAGATCTGGGTGAAGTGTGGGTGGGTTATGATGGGCAGCCAAAAAGTAAGCAGTTTGGCTTAAAGTCGCTTCGCCTGGCAAAACCGCTGAGAGCCGGGCATGTATTTACCATTGAGCCTGGAATTTATTTTATTCCACAACTAATCGATCAGTGGCGCGGACAAGGCAAATTCAACGATTTTATTAATTGGGAAAAGGTGGACGGTTATCGGAATTTTGGGGGAATGCGTAACGAAGAAGATTTTGTGATGACCAAAAATGGAGCACAGTTACTGGGTAAACCAAAACCCAAAACTATTGATGAGGTAGAAGCTTTGCGAGGATAA
- a CDS encoding alanine dehydrogenase: protein MEKAKEKVSIPKTMLLPKEEMLEVKSKGRKMKIGVPSDLSKVEYRVPLSPQAVDLLVSYGHEILIERDAGKSASYTNEDYQKAGATIVETKEESFQCDIILRIAPFDCDEIDALRGNQVIISNMHIQAHSNESIQKMMRKKVTTIAFEYLENEDGFLPFVHQMSQIAGVTSITIASEYLSNSRNGKGVLFGEVTGVTPAELVIIGTSTAAEYAARAALGLGIFVKVFDTSVYELSKLEEKLGRRVFTSVFYPKVLRKALISADAVIGATSFNTPPKFKVSEDLVKQMKEGSVIIDLNVSQGGCFETSKCTDFKNPTYTKHGVVHYCVPNTPAMVSRTASISLSNILIPILLAIGDSGGVENYIKVSKGFRKGVYIYHGILTNHDVGRMFNIASKDIDLLLAVF from the coding sequence ATGGAAAAAGCAAAAGAAAAGGTATCGATACCAAAAACCATGCTTCTGCCCAAAGAGGAGATGTTGGAGGTAAAAAGCAAGGGCAGAAAAATGAAAATTGGCGTTCCTTCCGATTTATCCAAAGTTGAATACCGGGTCCCTTTATCGCCGCAAGCTGTTGATTTACTGGTTTCTTACGGCCATGAAATTTTAATTGAACGCGACGCCGGAAAATCAGCCAGCTACACCAATGAAGATTACCAAAAAGCCGGAGCTACTATTGTTGAAACAAAAGAAGAATCTTTTCAGTGCGACATTATTTTACGCATCGCACCTTTTGATTGCGATGAAATTGATGCCCTGCGCGGCAACCAGGTTATCATTTCCAACATGCATATTCAGGCGCATTCCAACGAATCGATTCAGAAAATGATGCGCAAAAAGGTAACAACCATTGCTTTCGAGTACCTCGAAAACGAAGATGGTTTTCTTCCTTTTGTACACCAAATGAGCCAGATTGCAGGAGTTACCTCAATTACCATCGCCAGCGAATACCTAAGTAACTCGCGCAACGGTAAAGGTGTTTTATTTGGGGAGGTTACCGGTGTTACCCCAGCCGAATTGGTAATTATTGGCACCAGCACCGCAGCCGAATATGCAGCTCGTGCGGCACTCGGACTGGGTATTTTTGTAAAGGTATTTGATACTTCCGTTTACGAACTCAGCAAACTGGAAGAGAAACTTGGCCGACGTGTTTTTACTTCAGTATTCTACCCTAAAGTTTTGCGCAAAGCACTTATATCGGCCGATGCAGTTATTGGAGCCACCTCGTTTAACACACCGCCAAAATTTAAAGTCTCAGAAGATCTGGTAAAACAGATGAAAGAGGGTTCGGTAATTATTGACCTGAACGTTAGCCAGGGCGGATGCTTTGAAACCTCGAAATGTACTGATTTCAAAAATCCAACATACACCAAACACGGGGTTGTACATTACTGTGTTCCTAATACTCCCGCTATGGTGTCACGAACAGCATCCATTTCGCTGAGTAATATTTTAATCCCGATATTACTTGCCATTGGTGACAGCGGCGGGGTTGAAAACTACATAAAAGTGTCGAAAGGATTCAGAAAAGGAGTTTACATTTATCATGGTATTTTAACCAACCACGATGTTGGCCGCATGTTCAACATCGCATCAAAAGACATTGATTTGTTACTCGCTGTATTTTAA
- a CDS encoding adenosylcobalamin-dependent ribonucleoside-diphosphate reductase: protein MAVNEVSVKAPAGKKIYSQDEAVNASLEYFSGDDLAARVWVNKYALKDSFGNIFELTPDDMHHRLAKEIARIEERYPNPLTEDEIYGVLKDFKHIVPQGGPMTGIGNDYQIASLSNCFVVGNDGDSDSYGGIMKIDQEQVQLMKRRGGVGHDLSHIRPKGSPVKNSALTSTGIVPFMERYSNSTREVAQDGRRGALMLSVSIKHPDSESFIDAKMEHGKVTGANVSVKIQDDFMQAVESGTPYTQQYPINGKAHYTKSTDAGKIWKKIVKNAWKSAEPGILFWDTIIKESVPDCYADLGYRTVSTNPCGEIPLCPYDSCRLLAINLYSYVENPFSKDAKFNFELFKEHIHYAQRIMDDIIDLELEKIDAIIEKVEDDPEAEDIKFTEKNLWESIRRKAEEGRRTGIGITAEGDMLAALGLRYGSDNATDFSEEIHKTIAIEAYRSSVHLAKDRGAFSIYDAEREKNNPLINRIKDADNGLYEKMVKYGRRNIALLTIAPTGTTSLMTQTTSGIEPVFLPVYKRRRKVNPNDKNVRVDFIDDIGDHWEEYIVFHHHFKTWMKANGYDTTRKYAQEELDKLVMESPYYKATSNDVDWLNKVRMQGKIQKWVDHSISVTINLPADVKEELVGDLYFQAWKSGCKGVTVYRDGSRSGVLISNDDNKKKTEDGSFPLNRPDKLEADVVRFQNNKEKWIAFIGLMDGKPYEIFTGLHDDEDGILLPRSITKGYIIKSWEGEDSRYDFQYINKRGYKTTIEGLSHKFNPVFWNYAKLISGTLRHGMPIHKIVELVTSLQLDNETINSWKAGVARALKKYIPDGTIADDAKCGECGSDDVVYQEGCLTCLSCGCSKCG, encoded by the coding sequence ATGGCAGTAAACGAAGTATCCGTAAAAGCCCCGGCAGGCAAAAAAATTTACTCTCAGGATGAAGCAGTAAACGCCTCGCTCGAGTACTTCAGTGGAGACGATTTGGCAGCAAGAGTTTGGGTGAACAAGTACGCCCTTAAAGATTCGTTCGGAAATATTTTTGAGCTAACACCGGACGACATGCACCATCGACTTGCAAAAGAAATCGCACGCATTGAAGAACGCTACCCAAACCCTTTAACCGAAGACGAAATTTATGGCGTTTTAAAAGATTTCAAACATATTGTTCCACAAGGAGGACCAATGACCGGCATTGGAAACGACTATCAAATAGCGTCACTATCCAACTGTTTTGTTGTTGGCAACGATGGTGATTCCGATTCGTATGGTGGGATTATGAAAATTGACCAGGAACAGGTGCAATTGATGAAACGCCGCGGAGGAGTGGGTCATGACCTGTCACATATTCGTCCTAAAGGTTCGCCGGTAAAAAACTCGGCTTTAACATCAACCGGAATCGTTCCGTTCATGGAGCGCTACTCGAACTCAACACGCGAAGTTGCTCAGGACGGACGCCGTGGTGCACTTATGCTTTCCGTTTCGATAAAACACCCGGACTCGGAAAGTTTTATCGATGCTAAAATGGAACATGGCAAAGTAACCGGAGCCAACGTATCGGTAAAAATCCAGGATGATTTTATGCAGGCCGTTGAATCAGGAACACCTTATACGCAGCAATACCCAATCAATGGTAAAGCGCATTACACCAAAAGCACCGATGCAGGTAAAATTTGGAAAAAAATTGTAAAAAATGCCTGGAAATCGGCTGAGCCCGGAATTCTTTTCTGGGATACGATTATTAAAGAATCGGTGCCGGATTGTTATGCCGACCTCGGTTACCGCACAGTTTCTACCAATCCTTGTGGCGAAATCCCGTTGTGTCCTTACGATAGCTGCCGCTTATTAGCAATCAACTTATACTCATACGTAGAAAATCCATTCTCGAAAGATGCGAAGTTCAATTTCGAATTGTTCAAAGAACACATCCATTATGCACAGCGCATTATGGACGACATTATCGATCTTGAACTGGAAAAAATTGATGCCATTATAGAAAAGGTTGAAGATGATCCTGAAGCAGAAGATATTAAATTCACAGAAAAAAATCTTTGGGAAAGCATCCGTCGCAAAGCCGAAGAAGGCCGCCGTACCGGAATTGGTATTACTGCCGAAGGCGACATGCTGGCGGCATTAGGATTACGCTATGGTAGCGACAATGCAACTGACTTCTCAGAAGAAATTCATAAAACTATTGCCATTGAAGCTTACCGTTCATCGGTACACCTGGCAAAAGATCGTGGAGCTTTTTCTATTTACGATGCAGAGCGTGAAAAGAACAATCCGCTGATCAACCGTATTAAAGATGCAGATAATGGTCTTTACGAAAAAATGGTAAAATACGGCCGTAGAAATATTGCTTTGTTAACCATAGCACCAACCGGAACAACCAGTTTGATGACACAAACAACATCAGGCATCGAACCTGTTTTCCTTCCTGTGTACAAACGCCGCCGAAAAGTAAATCCAAACGACAAAAATGTTCGTGTTGATTTTATTGATGATATTGGCGATCACTGGGAAGAGTACATAGTTTTTCATCATCACTTTAAAACCTGGATGAAAGCGAATGGCTACGATACCACTCGCAAATACGCTCAGGAAGAATTGGATAAGTTGGTTATGGAGTCGCCCTATTACAAAGCTACATCAAACGATGTTGACTGGCTGAACAAAGTTCGGATGCAGGGAAAAATCCAGAAATGGGTAGACCACTCGATTTCGGTTACCATTAACCTGCCTGCCGATGTAAAAGAAGAGTTGGTTGGAGACTTGTATTTCCAAGCCTGGAAGAGCGGTTGTAAAGGAGTTACCGTTTATCGCGATGGCTCACGCTCGGGCGTTCTTATATCAAACGATGATAACAAGAAAAAAACAGAAGACGGCTCATTTCCGCTAAACCGTCCTGACAAGCTGGAAGCCGACGTTGTACGTTTCCAAAATAATAAGGAAAAGTGGATTGCTTTTATTGGATTAATGGATGGCAAACCTTACGAGATTTTCACTGGTTTGCACGACGACGAAGATGGAATTTTACTGCCTCGCTCGATAACCAAAGGTTATATTATTAAAAGCTGGGAAGGTGAAGATTCGCGTTACGATTTCCAATACATCAACAAACGTGGTTACAAAACCACTATTGAAGGTTTGTCGCACAAATTCAATCCGGTATTCTGGAATTATGCCAAATTAATTTCGGGAACCTTGCGCCACGGCATGCCCATTCATAAAATTGTTGAGCTGGTAACCAGTCTGCAATTGGATAACGAAACCATTAACTCGTGGAAAGCAGGAGTTGCACGTGCACTGAAGAAATACATTCCGGACGGAACAATTGCTGATGATGCAAAATGTGGCGAATGTGGATCTGACGATGTAGTATACCAGGAAGGCTGTTTGACCTGCCTGTCTTGTGGCTGCTCAAAATGCGGATAA
- the tsaE gene encoding tRNA (adenosine(37)-N6)-threonylcarbamoyltransferase complex ATPase subunit type 1 TsaE, translating into MYSKKINSPEELKIAAKELITAFSDDRVFAFYGKMGAGKTTFIQSICRALGSDDNVTSPTFALINEYNTADLESIFHFDFYRIAAIEEAFDLGYEDYIYSGSYCLIEWPEMIEPLLPEKMVEVKIEVQEDDTRLITAQEI; encoded by the coding sequence ATGTATTCAAAAAAGATCAATTCGCCCGAAGAGCTTAAAATTGCTGCAAAGGAGTTAATTACAGCATTTAGTGACGACCGTGTGTTTGCATTTTACGGAAAAATGGGGGCTGGCAAAACAACCTTCATCCAATCGATTTGCCGGGCACTGGGATCGGACGACAACGTTACCAGTCCTACTTTTGCGCTGATAAACGAATACAACACCGCCGATCTTGAATCCATTTTTCATTTCGACTTTTACCGGATAGCAGCTATTGAAGAAGCGTTCGACCTGGGTTACGAAGACTACATTTACAGCGGAAGTTACTGTCTGATTGAATGGCCGGAAATGATTGAACCGCTGCTTCCGGAGAAAATGGTTGAGGTAAAAATTGAAGTTCAGGAAGATGATACGCGCCTGATAACAGCGCAGGAAATTTAG
- a CDS encoding LytTR family transcriptional regulator DNA-binding domain-containing protein — protein MLDSLNKKYPFNDNLKVNIRSISSVSLGIFLFLLFFEPFEIQNPDFNNRLIILAAFGAITLVLLSIFRLIIPSIFISAFSEKRWTILKEIIIDLLFVIFNSVAFAFFARYVGRIPMTFPIVINIVIISITATVVVVLTNQFYLLKKKVQKLEFSSEETSSSEPLEVPEEIEFESENKTEYFTLFLEQLILIKSANNYIEVIYKQNDEIKKKLIRNTMKSTENLLKKYAKIIRCHRSCMVNKDYIKKVSRGSDGLVLNLFDYPQEIHVSRQYVLHLKEALKTS, from the coding sequence ATGCTGGATTCGCTAAACAAAAAATATCCTTTTAACGACAACCTCAAAGTAAACATACGCTCTATTTCATCGGTGAGCCTGGGCATTTTTTTGTTTCTATTGTTCTTTGAGCCTTTCGAAATTCAAAATCCTGATTTTAACAACCGCCTCATCATCCTTGCAGCATTTGGCGCCATAACATTGGTTTTGCTTAGTATTTTCCGGTTGATTATTCCCTCCATTTTTATCTCTGCTTTTTCCGAAAAACGCTGGACCATCTTGAAGGAAATTATCATCGATCTGCTCTTTGTAATTTTCAACTCGGTAGCTTTTGCGTTTTTTGCACGCTATGTGGGGCGCATTCCAATGACCTTTCCAATTGTGATCAACATCGTTATCATTTCAATAACGGCCACAGTAGTAGTGGTGCTTACCAACCAGTTTTATCTACTGAAAAAGAAAGTTCAAAAGCTGGAGTTTAGTTCGGAAGAAACCAGTTCAAGCGAGCCCTTAGAGGTTCCTGAAGAAATTGAGTTCGAATCGGAAAATAAAACGGAATATTTCACCCTTTTTCTCGAGCAGCTAATTTTAATAAAATCGGCAAACAATTACATCGAAGTGATCTACAAACAAAACGATGAAATCAAGAAAAAGCTGATCAGGAATACCATGAAATCTACAGAAAATTTACTTAAAAAATATGCGAAAATCATTCGTTGTCATCGCTCATGCATGGTAAACAAAGATTACATCAAAAAAGTATCGCGCGGTTCCGATGGTTTGGTTCTGAATCTCTTCGATTACCCTCAGGAAATTCATGTTTCAAGGCAATACGTTCTCCATTTAAAAGAGGCATTAAAAACATCCTAA
- the gcvH gene encoding glycine cleavage system protein GcvH produces the protein MNIPADLKYTQDHEWVRVEGDVAVVGVTDFAQGELGDVVFVEIETEGETLDKGETFGTVEAVKTVSDLFMPVGGEVTEFNEDLADDPELVNKDPYEKGWMVKIKVADASELDSLMDADAYKAMIEA, from the coding sequence ATGAATATTCCAGCTGATTTGAAATATACGCAAGACCACGAATGGGTACGTGTTGAGGGAGATGTGGCTGTTGTTGGTGTTACTGATTTTGCTCAGGGAGAATTGGGCGACGTTGTGTTTGTTGAAATTGAAACGGAAGGTGAAACGTTAGACAAAGGCGAAACTTTTGGAACAGTTGAGGCAGTGAAAACGGTTTCTGATCTGTTTATGCCGGTTGGAGGAGAAGTTACTGAGTTTAACGAAGATTTGGCCGACGATCCGGAATTGGTAAACAAAGATCCTTATGAAAAAGGGTGGATGGTTAAAATTAAAGTGGCTGATGCATCAGAACTAGATAGTTTAATGGATGCCGATGCTTACAAAGCAATGATAGAAGCTTAA